A single Tenacibaculum sp. 190524A02b DNA region contains:
- a CDS encoding DUF6985 domain-containing protein, with protein MTKDEISQKGTLKEVSGLSTFTLNLLVPYFNKSIKIEAFNLPNLDTSTLEFSLMTEIINEILTLSEKNNNWIKDELFKHYNDTITHSNYGMINYTDFDTDLEANKSYFKIQNSEMAFEKSELILIHFDLYFKDFRHFNLEFECPWEEEHNIILNVQNGEFNSIS; from the coding sequence ATGACAAAAGATGAAATCTCACAAAAAGGAACATTAAAAGAAGTATCAGGTTTATCTACTTTTACTTTGAATTTATTAGTTCCTTATTTTAATAAAAGTATTAAAATTGAAGCTTTTAACTTACCTAATTTAGATACTTCTACATTAGAATTTTCTTTAATGACAGAGATAATTAATGAAATTTTAACTTTATCCGAAAAAAATAATAATTGGATAAAAGATGAATTATTTAAGCATTATAATGATACTATCACACATAGTAATTATGGGATGATTAATTATACTGATTTTGACACTGATTTAGAAGCTAATAAATCATATTTCAAAATTCAGAACTCAGAAATGGCTTTTGAAAAATCAGAGCTAATTTTGATACATTTTGATCTTTACTTTAAAGATTTTAGACACTTCAACCTTGAATTTGAATGTCCTTGGGAAGAAGAACATAATATTATTTTAAATGTACAAAATGGTGAATTTAATAGTATTAGTTAA